The DNA segment TTTCTGATGATCCTTTTAAATCCTAACGAAATTTCTTTTCCTGATCCTTTTTTACTGAAATCGGAATCAGGTGTGATGGCTGTTGGTGGAGACTTATCTCCCGAAAGATTGCATTTTGCTTACCAACTTGGTTTATTCCCTTGGTACAATCCGGGTGAGGAAATTCTTTGGTGGTGCCCCGATCCTCGTTTTGTGCTCTTTCCAAAAGATTTAAAAGTTTCCAAATCAATGAGAAAGATTCTTCGTGATGAGGTTTTTACTTTTACTGAAAATCACTGTTTTCGGGATGTAATGGAGGAGTGCCAAAATATTTTTCGAAAAGATCAGGATGGAACATGGATTTCAGAAGAGTTGATCGATTCATTTGTAAATCTAAATCAGAAAGGAATCGCCAAAAGCATTGAAGTCTGGCAAAATGAAGAATTAGTAGGTGGTTTTTATGGGATCCAGATTGGTAAAGTATTCTGTGGTGAAAGTATGTTTGCAAAAGTGAGCAATGCTTCCAAAGCGGGATTTATATATTTCATTCAAAAGTACCAGGACAGTCTGGAGTTAATTGATTGTCAAATTCATTCAGAACATTTGGAAAGTCTTGGCGCAACCATGATTTCTAAACTGGACTACTTAAAAATATTAAAAAATAACAACCATGAATCCTGAAAAAGAAAAGTGGATTTTACTGATAGTTCTTTCCATTATTTGGGGTTCGTCATTTATCCTTATTAAGAAATCACTCGAACATTTCAATCCTTATGAAGTTGGTGCTTTGCGGGTGCTAATTGCAGGAATTCTTCTTCTCCCAATGGCGATCACGAATTTTAAAAAATTTCCAAAGAAGCATTTAAAGTGGTTGATCCTGGCAGCCGTAACAGGAAATTTTATCCCCATGTTTCTTTTTCCTATCGCTGAAACTTCTGTTAGCAGTAGTATTGCAGGAATCGTTAATTCGATGATGCCTATTTTTATCATCATTGTAGGATTTCTTTTCTGGAAATTTTCTACCACGAAGAGACAATTGCTTGGTGTGGGAATTAGTTTTTTTGGAGCTTGCCTTTTGGCACTTTCCGGAGGCGAGAGTGGGGAGTTAAAACTGGTGCCAGTTCTCTTATTATTACTAGCGACTTTATGTTATGCCATTTCAATGACTACGGTTAAATCGAAACTTCACGAAATTCCAGCTAAAATTTTGTCAGCGTTCGTATTTTCATTTGTGCTGATTGGGCCTTCTTTGATCGCTTTGGTTTTTGCAGGATTTTTTCAGGACCTTCATCCAAACAAAGGATTGTTTATAGGATTGGGGTTTGTGAGTTTGTTATCCATTTTTGGAACGGGATTGGCGATGATGCTTAATTATCGTCTCTTGAACATCTCTACACCACTTTTTGCTTCTACGGTGACATTGTTAATGCCAGTAGTTGCGGTGATCTGGGGAATCTTGGATGGTGAAAAGCTTACGCCAATGCAGCTTGTAGGTGGTTTAATAATTATTGCCGGACTTATTTTCCTAAGAGCGAAATCCCCTAAAAAACAAAAACCACAAGACCCAAAAGTCGTGCGGTTTTAAATAAATCTAATAAAAAGTAAAAATGAAAGGCTACAAAGATATATAAAATTAAAAATACGATACAAGCTTTCTCTGTAAAAATTTAATAATATCGAAAATTATTTCCTTTTTAATATTTTGCTAAATTTGACTAATGTTTATTAAAGATTATATTTCCAAAGATTACCCGGCATTCAATACCAGCGATTCTATTGAAGTGGCGAATGAAATGGCAAAAGAATTTGGCTATTCGCATGTTTTTATCAAAAAGAAAGGAATTTACCAGGGCGCTTTAAGTCAGCCTTTTTTAGAGGAAAGTCCTGAAGGAAGTCTTGCGACTTTGGAGCATCATTACGAGAAATTCGCTTTACTGAATGATGGAAATGTGCTGGATTCTATAAGGCTTTTCCATACTTTTAACAGTAATGTTGTGCCGATCATCAACAAGCTTGAAAAATATGAAGGCTATCTTACGTGTGATGATCTGTTTTCTGAATTTGCGAAATATCCTTTGTTTTCAGAAAATGGAGCTTTGCTTGTCGTTCAGATCAATAAGAGAAGTTATTCAATGACCGAGGTTTGCAAAATTGTAGAATCGAATAATGCTAAAATTTACGGATGTTATATAAGTGCTTTTGAAGGTGACGATGTACAGATTAGTCTAAAGATCAGCAGCGAGAACCTGAGCTCGATCGATGAAACCTTTGAAAGATATGGTTACAGTGTGGTTCATAAATATTATGATGATGAAAAAGAAGAACTCTTGAAAGATAGATTCGGTTTTTTTCAAAAATATATGGAATTCTAGATGATAAAGGCAGCCATTTATTCGCAGAAAAATGATTTAGATACGTTTTTGTATCTAAGTAAATTTGTGTCCGAACTTGAGAAACGAGGCATTCAGGCAATCCTTTATGAAGAAATGGCAAAAGCAATGCAGTTCTCAAAAGGTTTTGAAACTTTTGCTTCAAAAGAAGATCTAAAAGAGAAAAAAGTAGATTACTTTTTTACTTTTGGTGGAGATGGAACGATTGTAAATTCTTTGCTTTTCGTACAGGACTTAGAAATACCAGTGGTAGGTGTGAATACCGGAAGATTAGGTTTTTTGGCAAGTTTTACCAAAGAAGAAATTTTCCTTGAATTAGATGGGATCATTAGAGGCGAGGTTAAGATCAGTGCCCGCTCCGTCATTGAAATTGTTTCCCCAAACAATTCAATGTTTTTTCCTTTCGCACTAAATGATTTAACGATTTCCAGGAAGGAAACCACGGCTATGATTACGGTAGAATCTTACATCAACGGTGAGTTTCTTAATACTTTTTGGGGAGATGGACTTATTATCTCTACTCCTACAGGATCTACGGCGTATTCCTTAAGTTGCGGTGGACCTATTATTACGCCCAACAATAATAACTTTGTTATCACGCCAATTGCACCTCATAATTTAAATGTTCGTCCTCTTATTGTAAATGATGATGTGGAAATTCGTTTAAACGTGAAAAGCCGTGTCCCACAATATTCACTATCACTTGATTCCCGTCTTTTTCATATGGAAACAGATGTGGAAGTGATTTTACGGAAGGCACATTTCAAACTTCTACTGGTGCATCCTAATAATTTAAGTTTTTACGAAACCATACGTCAGAAATTGCTGTGGGGCAATGACAAAAGAAATTAAATGTTTCAGTTAAAATTCTTAACTTTACTGTTCCAAAAACAGCAAAAAATAAATCTATAAAAATATCAGTTATGAGCAAAAAGTTTCCGGCAGGAGTTGCCACAGGACAAATGGTTACGGACATTTTTCAGTTCGCAAAAGAAAATAAATTTGCACTTCCCGCGGTTAATGTGATTGGTTCCAGCAATGTAAATGCGACCATGGAAACTGCAGCGAGATTAAATTCACCTGTAATTATCCAATTCTCTAACGGTGGAGCAGCCTTCAACGCCGGGAAAGGATTAAGCAATGATGCACAGAAAGCGGCTATCTTAGGTGGTGTAGCTGGTGCAAAGCATATTCATACTTTAGCAGAAGCTTATGGAGCGACTGTAATTTTGCATACTGATCATTGTGCTAAGAAATTATTGCCTTGGATTGATGGATTGATGGATGCTAATGAAGAGTTTTTTGCACAAACCGGCAAATCGCTTTATTCTTCACATATGCTTGATCTGTCAGAGGAGCCAATCGAAGAAAACTTGGATATTTCTTATAAGTATTTCGAAAGAATGGCTAAGATGGGAATGACGTTGGAAATTGAACTTGGTATTACGGGTGGTGAAGAAGATGGAGTTGATAATTCTGGCGTAGATTCTTCAAAATTATATACGCAACCAGATGAGGTGGCTTATGCTTATGAAAGATTAAATGCAATTTCACCAAACTTTACCATAGCTGCTGCTTTTGGAAATGTTCATGGTGTTTACAAACCTGGAAATGTAAAATTGACTCCAAAGATTCTTGATAATTCTCAGAAGTTTGTAGAAGAGAAATTTGGTCTTGGAGCGAAACCAATTAACTTTGTATTCCATGGTGGTTCCGGTTCTTCACATGAAGAAATTAGAGAAGCCATCGATTATGGAGTGATCAAAATGAATATTGATACCGATTTGCAATTTGCTTATACAGAAGGAATTAGAGACTATATGGTTAATAATATAGAATATCTGAAAAGTCAAATCGGAAATCCAGATGGTTCTGATAAACCAAATAAGAAATATTACGATCCAAGAGGCTGGATGAGAAAAGGAGAGGAAACTTTCGGTAAAAGATTAGAACAAGCCTTCGAAGATCTTAACAATATCAATACGTTGTAATTAAACAGTTTTAGATTCTATTTTTAAAATCAATTTGTTTTTATTTGTAGTCTGAAATTTGTAATCTAAAATTTAAATAAATGGCATTCGACTGGTTTAAAAGAAAAACACAGAATATCACGACCTCTACGGAAGATAAAAAAGATGTTCCGAAAGGACTTTGGCATCAAACGCTCACGGGGAAGATCATCGAACACGAAGAATTAAAAGCGAATAATTATGTGTCTCCGGAAGATGGTTTCCATGTAAGAATTGGCAGTAAAGAATTCTTTTCTATTCTTTTTGATGAGAATACATTCACAGAACTTGATGCGAATGTTGAAAGTGTGGATATGCTCCAGTTTAAGGATACAAAATCGTACACCGACCGCTTGAAAGAAGTAAAAGCCAAAACAAAACTAACCGACTCGATCCGAAATGCAGTAGGAACTGTAAATGGAGAAAAGATGGTGATCTCATGTATGGACTTTAGCTTTATCGGGGGATCATTAGGTTCTGTGATGGGCGAGAAAATCCGTCGTGCTGTTGATTACTGTATTGAGCATAAACTCCCCTACATGATTATCTGCCAGTCAGGTGGAGCAAGAATGCAGGAGGCAACTTATTCTTTGATGCAGCTGGCGAAAGTTCAGTCAAAATTAGCGCAGCTTTCAGAAGCTGGGTTATTATATATCGCTTATTTATGTGATCCTACTTTTGGTGGAATTACGGCTTCTTTTGCAATGACCGCAGATATTATCATGGCAGAACCCGGTGCGTTGATCGGCTTCGCTGGTCCACGGGTAATTCGTGAAACCATTGGTAAAGATTTACCTGAAGGATTCCAGACGTCTGAATTTTTGCAGGAAAAAGGATTTGTTGATTTTATCGTTAAAAGAACAGAAATTAAAGATAAAGTTTCCAAAACAGTAAAATTATTAAGCCACGCGTAAAAATATATAAATAATTAAATGATCTCACCTCAATATAGGTGGGATTTCTTTTGATGAGAAATTTCAAAATTATATTTACTACGCTGCGATCACTAAGTTTCGGTAAGATGATGAAACTTTTGAAGTTAACGTTGCCACATCCTCTTTTTTCGATTTTGGGACTTTATGCTACGTTAAGAAGTTTTTCCTTAGCTCAAAAGCATTTTCCAAAAACGCATTCTAATAATGGAGTAGGCAATGCATTTCGTCATTCACTTTGGACTTGCTTGATCATGATGTATTGCTGTAAAATTTCTTCACCTGAGAAAGCATTGGATTATTGCAAAAAAATGACTGATCTGCACGAAGAACTTTTCCCTAATAAACCGCTCGAAACCAAGATGGATTTGCACAATAACCAAGTTGGTTTAGATTATTTTATGCAAATGCTTTCCGGTGTTCACAGACAGTTTTTTGAGACGAACTTTTTCGTTGATGAACTAAAGAGCAAAACTAAAACTGCAAAAGTGTTGAAAACGCTTAATGATGATTTTAAAGGTGATTTGGTTTATCTAGAGAAATAAATCGGATTATTTCTTTGAAATTCTATAAAATTTACCGCTATCCGTGATGCTGTATAGATTTCCATCCTGTCCACTGAGAATATCTCGGAATCGTTCATTTTGATCTTCCAGTAGCCATTCTTCACCAACCACCTTATTGTTTATGATGACTAATCGGATAATTTTTTCACCACTAAGGCATCCCAGCATCATGTTGTTTTTCCACTCATCGATATTGCCAGTGTAAAAATCAATACCACTCATGGAAATAGAAGGATCCCAATAATAGATTGGTTGTTCAGTACCTTCCTTTTGCGTAATGCCGTTGTTAATTTTCTTACCACTATACTCAAGACCGTAAGTGATATTTCCCCATCCATAGTTTTTTCCTGGCTGGATCAGATTAACTTCATCTCCACCTTTCGGGCCCATTTCAGCTTCCCAAAGTTGCCCTTTTTCATCCATTGCTAAACCTTGTGGATTTCTGTGACCATAAGAGTAGATTTCAGGTTTAAATTTGGAGTTGCCTATAAATGGATTCTCAGTTGCTGGTTTTCCTTCTTTGGTTATTCTTAATACTTTTCCTAAATATGCCAGAGGATCCTGTGCAAAAGGTCTCGTCTGTATATCCGAGCGTTCCCCTGTACTTACAAAAAGATTTCCTTCTCTATCAAAAAGCAGTCTGCTGCCGTAATGTAATTTCCCATCATAGGTTGGTGTGGCTCTGAAAATAACTTGTAGATTTTCAATCATTTTTTCATCTGCAGAAAGCCTTCCTTTCCCGACTGCGGTGTGATTTCCTCCTTCTACTGGTTCTGAAAACGTATAATAAATCATTCTGTTTGATGTAAAATCGGGATCTAAGGCAACGTCTAATAATCCACCTTGTGCTTTGGAATCGACTTTGGGGAAACCAGTGATTGTAGTCAATAGTTGTCCATCTTTCGAAAGAATACGCATAAACCCAGATTTCTCAGTTGTTATGAATCTTCCATCTGGCAGGTTGATAATTCCCCAAGGTTTCCCCAAGTTAGAATTGATGATTTCAACGTTATACGGTGTATTTGTTTTTAGACCTTTTACGCGGGATTGGCCAGTAAAAGCAGATTGGTAAGAAGGTGCGTTTTTATCGGCTGTTTCAGGATTTGGTAGCTGACCTTTCGGCGTTTCGTTATGGTCTTTATTTGATATTGTTTTTGAGTTACCGTTACAAGATGTTAACACCAAAAAAATCAAAAATATAGAAATAGTATCAGTTGGAGATTTCATAGAGAAATTATTTTTATGCACTATAATCAGCAACAAATAGCGTTCCGTGTTATTTATTTTAAGTTTTTTACAAAAATAAATTGTCAATTAAAAAAGTTGTTCTACATTTGTAGAGTTGAATATAGACTTGTAGAAATGAAACAGAGATTAACAGAAGCAGAAAAGGAGATCATGGAAATCCTATGGGATCGAAACACAGCTTTCATGAAAGATATATTAGACCTGTATCCTGAACCAAAGCCAGCATCAACTACTGTTGCGACTCTTTTAAAAAGGATGCAAACTAAAGATCTGGTAGGTTACAAAACGTTTGGGAATTCCCGAGAGTATTTTCCGAAAGTTGAAAAAGAAGTTTATTTCAATCATGAAATGACCTCAATGATTGACCGTTTTTTTAATAGTTCCGTTTCGCAGTTCGCTTCTTTTTTTGCGTCAAATAAAAAACTTTCTCAGTCGCAATTAAAGGATCTTCGGGATATCATCGATCATCAAATAAAAGATTAAAAACATGGAAACACTTATTTTAAAAATCCTTATATCTTCCTGTTTACTGATTGGGTTCTATTATGTGTTTTTAGAAAAGGACCGAACTTTTAAATTTAATAGGGTATTTCTTCTGACAACTTTACTTTTTGCTTATGCCGTTCCGTTTATTCCTTTCGGTTCCCGTCTTAAAACCATAGGTGAGTCTAACTTATTGATAGGTAATCCTTTGCCGATAATACCACAGTTAAATGGGTCCGAATCTACAAGTGTGGATTGGGTTAGGATTTTAATAATTGCCTATCTTTTGGTTTCTGCCTTATTTCTGATCAAGTTCATTTACGCTATTGCTAAGATTAAATTTGTGAAGGGAGAACAACGAAGATTAGGGGACCAGAAAGTGATGATTATAGAGAAAGATTACGCTCCGTTCAGCTTTTTGAGCACGATGTATTTCAATAAAAAATATTTCATTAATGATCAAATCGATGATCGCATATTTTTACACGAAAAGTGTCATATTCAAGAAAAACATAGTGCAGATATCCTCTTTGTTGAATTTCTAAAAATATTATCGTGGTTTAATCCTGCTTTATTTTTTTATAAGAAAGCGATGGTTGCCAATCATGAATTTCTAGCTGACGATTATGTTTTGCGACGCAATCATGATATTCGCAATTACCAACATTTGATTTTAAAAGAGATTAAATTTTCTCAACACTTTAACCTGACTCACCAATTCGATTTTAATAACACAAAAAAAAGATTTATTATGATGACTTCAAAAAATTCCAGATTTACCACATTGAAGAAAATTGCACTTCTTCCAGTACTCGTAATTTTATTTGTTTCTTTCACAAAGAAAAGTACCGGGCAAAACAATAGTGAAAATGATAAAAGAACTTCTTTTATAAAACAAGTGAAAGAAAGTTCAATTATACCGACGATCGCCAAAAAGAACGATGATACAGACCTTCTTTCCATAATTGCAAAAAGAACGGTGGAAAATCTAGCAGTCTCAGCAGATACTGTTCGTACTAAAGTAAAGCAGGCAGAAGTTGCTCCTGCCCCTGTCGCTCCACCGAAACCAGTAGAAGCACAGGGAGAAACTGTAGATATTTTACCAGAATTTCCAGGTGGAATTAATGCGTTTAGAAGTTTATTGGCAAGCAAATTTAATACTGCAATATTTAAAGGTGATGAAGGTTTAATTAAAGCGACAGTGTATACAAATATTGATGAGAATGGGAAGATGACTGATATTTTCGCGGAAGGTACAAACCAAAACTTCAATCGTGAAGCTGAAAGAGCTTTGACGATGATAAGTGCAGATCATGTCTGGATTCCCGCGAAGCTGCATGGCAAACCGGTGAAATATCGTTTTAAATTACCTTTGACAATGAAATTTGAAGGACCCGCTGTTCGGAAATAATAGTATTAGAAAGAGAAATAAACGAGATTTTATACATTAGTTTTAGGCCTCCAAATTGATTTTGGAGGTTTTTTTATGAAAAAATCAGCAAAATATATGGTAAATCTAACAGAGAACTTCTATTGCTATATATGATTTAGGAACACCATTGAATCTTTTCTTTTCCGTATTTTTGCAAGATGCAATTCAAACTTGAATCAGAATATAAACCTACTGGCGATCAGCCAAATGCCATAAAAAAACTCACCGAAGGTTTAGAAATCGGGGAAAAATACCAGACTCTTCTCGGAGTTACGGGTTCCGGTAAAACCTTTACTATAGCTAATGTCATAAATAATGTGCAAAAACCGACTTTGGTTTTAGCTCATAATAAGACTTTGGCAGCACAGCTTTTCATGGAATTCAAAGAATTTTTCCCTGAAAATGCCGTCGAATATTTTGTGTCTTATTACGATTATTATCAGCCGGAGGCATTTATTGCTTCTACCAATACCTATATTGAAAAGGATTTATCCATTAATGAAGAAGTAGAAAAGCTTCGGCTTTCTGCAACGGCCAGTTTACTTTCTGGTAGAAGAGATGTATTGATTGTTGCTTCAGTCTCTTGTATTTATGGGATTGGAAATCCTGCAGAGTTTCATAAATCATTAATTTCCATTGAAAAAAATCAAAAAGTAACGCGTACCAGTTTACTGCACTCTTTGGTTAATGCTTTGTATTCGAGAACGATCAATGAGTTTACCAGAGGTACTTTTAGAGTGAAGGGTGATGTAGTGGATGTTTTTCCAGCTTATGCCGACAACGCGATCAGAATTCAGTTTTTTGGTGATGAGATTGAAACCATTCAAAGTTTTGATCCAACTTCAGGAAACGTCATGCAGGTCTTTGATCAGATTCAGATTTATCCAGCAAATCTTTTTGTAACATCCAAAGAGACTCAGGTCAGCGCGATCAAAGAGATTCAGGATGACATGGTAAAACAGGTGGACTTCTTTAATGATATTGAAAAACCTTATGAAGCAAAACGCTTGCAGGAAAGAACAGAGTTTGATTTAGAAATGATGAAAGAGCTTGGTTATTGTAGTGGAATAGAAAATTATTCCCGCTATTTTGATGGCAGGTTACCGGGTTCTCGTCCATTTTGTTTATTAGATTATTTCCCCAAAGATTATTTGATGGTCATTGATGAAAGTCACGTGACGGTTTCTCAAGTACATGCCATGTATGGAGGTGACCGCAGTAGAAAAGAGGTTTTGGTGGAACACGGTTTCCGACTTCCTGCTGCGATGGATAACCGTCCGCTTAAATTTGAGGAATTTGAAGCGATACAGAATCAAGTGATTTATGTTTCTGCAACACCCGCGGATTATGAACTGGAAAAAACAGGTGGTGAATATATCGAACAGTTAATTCGTCCGACCGGTTTACTGGATCCCGTAATTGAAATTCGTCCTTCGTTGAATCAAATTGATGATTTAATGGAAGAAATTCAGAAGCGTGCAGAAGTTGATGAACGTACACTGGTCACAACCTTAACGAAGAAGATGGCCGAAGAACTGACTAAATATTTTACGAAGTTCGGAATTAGAACACGGTATATTCACTCTGATGTGGAAACTTTAGACCGTATTCAGATCATGCAGGATCTGCGTGTTGGTTTGTTTGATGTTTTAGTTGGTGTCAATTTATTAAGAGAAGGATTAGATCTACCCGAGGTTTCTTTAGTCGCAATTCTCGACGCTGATAAAGAAGGAATGCTACGTTCCAGAAGATCTATGACGCAGACCGTTGGTAGAGCAGCACGGAACTTGAATGGTAAAGCGATTTTATATGCTGATAAAATGACCAAATCCATGCAGGCTACAATCGATGAAACTGCATATCGCCGTCAGAAACAGATCGAGTACAATGAAAAGCATGGCATGGTTCCTACCGCTTTGAATAAGAAAATTTCTGAAGTGTTGGTCGGCCGAAGCAAAGATTTCCCAGATGAGAAATACACTCAGAAAGAAATTCTGCGAAAAGTGGCAGAACAAAAAGCGACTTATGGAAATGAGGATATCGAAAAATTAGTTGCTGAAAAACAAAAAGCAATGGAAAACGCTGCTAAAAACCTGGATTTCATTAAAGCTGCGAAGTTGCGAGATGAAATTAATGCCTTAAAAACAGAATGATTTTTTTAGCGCACGATAGATTTTCTATTAAGCGTAAGATTTGGTTTTATAATTCTTAAAGTCTTTGCTAATTTAATCTGACTAATACCGGTGTAAATTAAACACAATACTAAAAGAAAAAGAACTGATATTTTGTAGTAAAATTCCGCATTTATTTCTGAAGTCCAAGAAGTTATAGGTTTTAGAAAATGGGATCCTAGAATAGAGAATGGTAACGCAAAGTATGAGCGCCAATGATATGTTGAAAATTTCAGGACGGAAAATTCTTTTTTGTAAATAAAATTATTAATAATCAAATTGTAGAGAATAGTTCCATAACAAAATAGGTTGATGCCTAAAAATGCATATTTGATAAACGTAAGTATTACATCTTTGTTCAATTGCGAAGTTATAACACCTAAAATGAAAATAAAGAATGTTAAAGCAAGCGATTGTAAGATCCTAGTTGTGATTTCTCTTTTCCTGATCTTTTGCTCAAATCTTGTAATCAGTACATTTTCTATTTTTCGTAAAATATAGAAAGGATAAAAAGTGGTTAATTCCTCTTTCCAACTGTCTTTTGTCTTACTAAAAGCTTGCTCGAAAGTTAGACCTTCTGCCGTTTTCAGATCTGTAATCTGCGACACGAAATGGTCATGAACTTCCATGAGAATATCGACCGGAAGTTTTTTTGCAAAAAGGTAATTTTGAATTTCAGCCTTCTGTTTTTCTGTAATCATAGCTTAAAATCTATTTTTTGTTCCAGATGACGTACTGATTTTTTATATTCAACAAAATAATGATAACCGTAAATCCAGAAGAAAGCATAGACATTAAATATTAAAATTGAAATAAAAAGCCATTTATTAACTTGATGGTTGTTTACAAGGTTCATTAAAGAGAGATAATATTTGTCAAACCTATTGTCAAAATTTAAAAGAACAAGGGTGGGAATCATCAAATTGGCCATTAAAAAATAGTAGGCTCTCTTTTGCAAATAGCTGATATTGTTTTTACCATAAGGTGCAGAAGCTGTTTTAATTATTTTAAGATTAAAAAGTAGGATAATTAAGAAAATGATGACCGCTAAAGAATTGATGGTAAAAATAAAATTGGATGCCAGAGCCTTGTTATAAAACATTAATCCTAATGAAACAAGCAGGTAAGCAGCAAAATAAGGCAATGATTTTTTAAGAATTTCTACACCTGTTTTCCTAATGGTTTGGCGGTGAATTTTTGTATAGCTTTTTTCCCAGGCAAAGCGCCGACACATCTTCAGATCCCACTTCCATGATTTTTTGATCTCATTAAATGAAGTGTTGAAATCTTTATTTTCACATGTTGTCTTGTAGTCTACTTGTTCCAAAATATGATCTAAAATTTCACTTTTTAGATCTAAAGGTAAATTTTTATTACTCAGAAAGAGGGTGAGTTCATGTTTTTGTTGAGAAGTGATCATCTGCTAAAAATGGTATTGAGATTAAACAAATAACTTTTCATTTCCGTTTCCTGATCTGCTTGTTGACGCTTACCTTTCTCTGTTAAAAAATAGTATTTCCGGTCCCTGCCATTAACATTTTGCAAATGGGAATAAATAATTCCTTCGTTTTCTAATTTGTGTAATAGCGGGTAAAGCGCGCCTTCAGTCATTTCTAATTCGCCTTGCGTGAGTTCTTTTGCACGTTTGGTTAACTGGTATCCGTACATTTTTACTTCAGAAGAAAGTAATTTCAGGATGATATTTTGGAGGGTGCCTTTGTATAAAGCGTTCTTTTTTGCCATGGTAATTAGTATACCTTACAAATGTATGCATAAAATTATTAGGTATGTAGAAATGGTTGAATTATTTAAAAAAATAACCGGTCTTGTCCTAGAACTTATAAATCGTTTTCTTGGTTTTGGTCGGAGCAGCTTTACCTCTCAGTGGATTAAGTAATTCCATTAAACCGTTCATTTTTATTTCGTAGATGGTAGAAAGTTGCATGCCTAATTTTCCAGGCGGCATCCCTTGTCGTTGAAACCATTCCAGATAATTTATAGGGAGATTCACGATGAGAGTTCCTTTGTGCTTACCGAAAGGCATTTCAGTTTTGCAGATTTCTAGTAAAATTTCAGGACGGAGCTCAGGAATCATGTTATTTATATTAAATGGAAAGGTCTATTTTTTCTTCAATTTCTTTTGGTTCAGGCATAATTAGATCTCGCTCCTCGTTTGCAAATTCATCACGATATACCTGAATGAGCAAAACAGTAATGGAAATAAGAATGGGGCCGAAGATCAATCCCATAAATCCAAATAAATTAATTCCCATGATGATTCCAAAAACGGTATTCAGCGGGTGAATATTTTCGAGCTTTTTTAATAAAGTAAACCGCAGTAAGTTATCAGTTAAGCCAACTGCAATTAGACAGTATGCAGCAAGTCCTAACCCAGGTCCCATTTGTCCTTCTGCGATCATAAAGATGCAGACCGGCAAATAGACGACAGCTGCTCCGACAATAGGTAACATAGATCCAACACAGGTTAATGCAAAAAGTAGGATAGGACTTGGTGCCCCAAAAATGAAATATCCTATAACCGCAATAATTCCTTGACCTATCGCTACAACGGGAATACCGATTGCATTCGCAAGAACCATTTTACGAATTTTCTCTCCCAGTAAATTAACATTTGCACGTTTTAGTGGTGCAGAACTTTGTAGAAGTCTTTCGAATAAATGGG comes from the Chryseobacterium sp. SNU WT5 genome and includes:
- the aat gene encoding leucyl/phenylalanyl-tRNA--protein transferase, which produces MILLNPNEISFPDPFLLKSESGVMAVGGDLSPERLHFAYQLGLFPWYNPGEEILWWCPDPRFVLFPKDLKVSKSMRKILRDEVFTFTENHCFRDVMEECQNIFRKDQDGTWISEELIDSFVNLNQKGIAKSIEVWQNEELVGGFYGIQIGKVFCGESMFAKVSNASKAGFIYFIQKYQDSLELIDCQIHSEHLESLGATMISKLDYLKILKNNNHES
- a CDS encoding DMT family transporter, whose product is MNPEKEKWILLIVLSIIWGSSFILIKKSLEHFNPYEVGALRVLIAGILLLPMAITNFKKFPKKHLKWLILAAVTGNFIPMFLFPIAETSVSSSIAGIVNSMMPIFIIIVGFLFWKFSTTKRQLLGVGISFFGACLLALSGGESGELKLVPVLLLLLATLCYAISMTTVKSKLHEIPAKILSAFVFSFVLIGPSLIALVFAGFFQDLHPNKGLFIGLGFVSLLSIFGTGLAMMLNYRLLNISTPLFASTVTLLMPVVAVIWGILDGEKLTPMQLVGGLIIIAGLIFLRAKSPKKQKPQDPKVVRF
- a CDS encoding CBS domain-containing protein, whose product is MFIKDYISKDYPAFNTSDSIEVANEMAKEFGYSHVFIKKKGIYQGALSQPFLEESPEGSLATLEHHYEKFALLNDGNVLDSIRLFHTFNSNVVPIINKLEKYEGYLTCDDLFSEFAKYPLFSENGALLVVQINKRSYSMTEVCKIVESNNAKIYGCYISAFEGDDVQISLKISSENLSSIDETFERYGYSVVHKYYDDEKEELLKDRFGFFQKYMEF
- a CDS encoding NAD kinase; this translates as MKAAIYSQKNDLDTFLYLSKFVSELEKRGIQAILYEEMAKAMQFSKGFETFASKEDLKEKKVDYFFTFGGDGTIVNSLLFVQDLEIPVVGVNTGRLGFLASFTKEEIFLELDGIIRGEVKISARSVIEIVSPNNSMFFPFALNDLTISRKETTAMITVESYINGEFLNTFWGDGLIISTPTGSTAYSLSCGGPIITPNNNNFVITPIAPHNLNVRPLIVNDDVEIRLNVKSRVPQYSLSLDSRLFHMETDVEVILRKAHFKLLLVHPNNLSFYETIRQKLLWGNDKRN
- the fbaA gene encoding class II fructose-bisphosphate aldolase; this translates as MSKKFPAGVATGQMVTDIFQFAKENKFALPAVNVIGSSNVNATMETAARLNSPVIIQFSNGGAAFNAGKGLSNDAQKAAILGGVAGAKHIHTLAEAYGATVILHTDHCAKKLLPWIDGLMDANEEFFAQTGKSLYSSHMLDLSEEPIEENLDISYKYFERMAKMGMTLEIELGITGGEEDGVDNSGVDSSKLYTQPDEVAYAYERLNAISPNFTIAAAFGNVHGVYKPGNVKLTPKILDNSQKFVEEKFGLGAKPINFVFHGGSGSSHEEIREAIDYGVIKMNIDTDLQFAYTEGIRDYMVNNIEYLKSQIGNPDGSDKPNKKYYDPRGWMRKGEETFGKRLEQAFEDLNNINTL
- the accD gene encoding acetyl-CoA carboxylase, carboxyltransferase subunit beta: MAFDWFKRKTQNITTSTEDKKDVPKGLWHQTLTGKIIEHEELKANNYVSPEDGFHVRIGSKEFFSILFDENTFTELDANVESVDMLQFKDTKSYTDRLKEVKAKTKLTDSIRNAVGTVNGEKMVISCMDFSFIGGSLGSVMGEKIRRAVDYCIEHKLPYMIICQSGGARMQEATYSLMQLAKVQSKLAQLSEAGLLYIAYLCDPTFGGITASFAMTADIIMAEPGALIGFAGPRVIRETIGKDLPEGFQTSEFLQEKGFVDFIVKRTEIKDKVSKTVKLLSHA
- a CDS encoding DUF6973 domain-containing protein, whose translation is MRNFKIIFTTLRSLSFGKMMKLLKLTLPHPLFSILGLYATLRSFSLAQKHFPKTHSNNGVGNAFRHSLWTCLIMMYCCKISSPEKALDYCKKMTDLHEELFPNKPLETKMDLHNNQVGLDYFMQMLSGVHRQFFETNFFVDELKSKTKTAKVLKTLNDDFKGDLVYLEK